Proteins encoded in a region of the Zunongwangia endophytica genome:
- a CDS encoding TIGR03643 family protein → MKTSEKFNLSERQIDRVIAMAWEDRTTFEAIEYQFGLTEKDVIKFMQEQMHPRNWRKWRARVQGRKTKHQKLRNFESGRFKSSRQRQITGNRLSKPKN, encoded by the coding sequence ATGAAAACTTCAGAAAAATTTAATCTATCCGAAAGGCAGATCGATCGTGTGATCGCTATGGCTTGGGAAGACCGTACTACTTTTGAAGCGATTGAATATCAATTTGGACTTACAGAAAAGGATGTTATAAAATTTATGCAAGAACAAATGCATCCTAGAAATTGGAGAAAATGGCGAGCAAGAGTTCAGGGTAGAAAAACAAAACATCAAAAATTAAGAAACTTTGAGTCTGGTAGATTTAAAAGTAGCAGACAAAGACAAATAACTGGTAACCGACTTTCTAAACCGAAAAACTAA
- a CDS encoding PAS domain-containing protein, with translation MAPETDYNLSSLDLFLSNKDAEGKNLPIQQLHPLTSLDVFANHSDRIRDRARKKIELASLVSLSKKYSWNTNLDFILDEDYEAILLTKADQTILWTNKGFSAMTGYPANFAKGKKPKFLQGTKTSVATRKKIRNKVSSQTNFSDILLNYRKNGEEYLCKIDIYPIKNNLKEVTHFLALEKEIYDN, from the coding sequence ATGGCACCAGAAACCGACTATAACCTATCATCCTTAGATCTATTTTTAAGCAACAAAGATGCTGAAGGTAAAAATTTGCCTATTCAGCAGCTTCATCCACTTACTAGCTTGGACGTTTTTGCCAACCATTCTGATAGGATAAGAGATAGAGCCCGCAAAAAGATAGAGTTAGCATCTTTAGTTTCATTGAGCAAAAAATATAGCTGGAATACTAATTTAGACTTTATTTTAGATGAAGATTACGAAGCTATACTGCTAACCAAAGCAGATCAAACGATCCTTTGGACAAATAAAGGATTTTCTGCAATGACGGGATACCCGGCGAATTTTGCGAAAGGCAAGAAACCTAAGTTTTTACAGGGAACTAAAACATCTGTAGCAACCAGAAAGAAAATTAGAAATAAGGTTTCTTCTCAAACTAACTTTTCTGATATTCTTTTAAACTACCGGAAAAATGGTGAAGAGTATTTGTGCAAAATTGATATTTATCCCATAAAAAATAACCTCAAAGAGGTGACTCACTTTCTGGCTTTAGAAAAAGAAATTTATGACAATTGA
- a CDS encoding acyl-CoA thioesterase has product MTIEERIAKSKTSLFKAVFPNTTNHYDTLFGGTAMQMMDEVAFITATRFSRQRMVTVSSDRIDFQKPIPAGTFVELIGQVAHVGNSSLKVNVEIYTEEMYSDHREQAVKGEFTFVAIDENKKPEPLKI; this is encoded by the coding sequence ATGACAATTGAAGAGCGCATCGCTAAATCTAAGACAAGTCTTTTTAAAGCTGTTTTTCCAAATACCACGAATCATTATGACACGCTTTTTGGTGGTACTGCCATGCAAATGATGGACGAAGTTGCCTTTATCACCGCCACGCGATTTAGCAGACAGCGTATGGTAACCGTAAGCAGCGATCGTATCGATTTTCAAAAACCAATTCCTGCCGGAACTTTTGTAGAACTAATTGGACAAGTTGCCCACGTTGGTAATTCTAGCTTAAAAGTAAATGTAGAGATCTATACTGAAGAAATGTATTCAGACCATCGAGAACAAGCGGTGAAAGGAGAATTCACCTTTGTAGCGATCGATGAAAATAAAAAACCCGAACCATTAAAAATATAA